The Vigna unguiculata cultivar IT97K-499-35 unplaced genomic scaffold, ASM411807v1 contig_573, whole genome shotgun sequence region TTTATGCTTTCATAAACTAGCATGTTTGTCTCCTAAATTATTAAGCTTTCCAAGTTTATGCAAGGATCAAATGTGTTGGATTGATAGAAGACCAAGGAACAAACAACAAAACCCTAAGTTCAGCTCTGCACCTAGAGCTAAGCAACATTCGGGTTTGGCTGGATTCAGCCCAACCGGATTAATCGAGGATATGGGTAATTTCGGACATCACACAAACGTAAGCCAGCCCACACTTCACCGGAAGAAGACAACACCTTTGTGTGATAGGAAAGCGCAACACCTTCCAATGAGCACGAGGAATGAGCAAATTCTGAAGAAAAGAGGGAAGTTGTAGATAAAAGGTGAAGAGGTCGGGGGaagagaatattatttttttattcttaaagaCATCATTTGTCCCAAGTTTCGTTTCTCTTTCTTCGATTTGGTCATATTTTTATgaaggacaatgatattttgacaattttctcttataatctgatgtgactttttttatgtgttaaaatatcattttatttttttaagttaaaaaaatattaatttgtataaattatgatcaatttgattattttttgtgacGACATTTAAATTGTTAACCAAAAGTGAACAACGACAATCATGTGTcatttcgtgatttttttttattttttaaattttttaaaaaattttaaaaaattgttcacaTCCAAGTCAACATTATGACACATGGCAGTGTCATATGTCAAGCAAGTGTCATTACCACATACAAAGTCAGTATTATTgtcacatattttatatttaattcatacaaattttcgttaattttattcaaacaaattgaattgaattgtcTTTTATTCTAACAAACTAAACTGAATTTAGTGAACCGAACAACGATATGAACCAACTGTTATGAACCaaacattttttctaattacacttttgaatcaaactatattaattttaatttggactATACTATTTTAACCGAATTGTACTATATCAATATTGTTCATAAagtgtttttaaaaatgataatattaatttcaattcaCTGTCGTGctaaatttaaatgtatagTCAAATGATTAACAATACGAAGCAAAactattacattttataaattgttttctacttttaatttgtttcatgttttcaaaGATTCGTATGAAAGTCAATTTCTCGAAGGAATTGGCTCAAAATAACAAATCCAACCAGCAAAGTATATGTTCAAATGAATCGAGAACAAAAAGCtatacacaaaaaacaaaaacaagaatagttattttcaccatcatataaaataaaaatcatattaaaacgagataataattttgtaaattaaaaggaaaaaagaaaatataatagaaaaatacaggtaaatatagatttaagttatataaaataaatattaaatatgtttgtacaCCTAACACAATTTTTTGCATGATCAAGGTTCTAGTTAGAAGCTTtaacctttatttatttattaatatatatatatatatatatatatatatatatatatatatatatatccgaattcaattttaaccattttttctaatatataatattataaataatccatAGTTCAATATAAGTTGATACATTATATCaagttttaatttgtaatttaataacttataatatttttgttgatattgatatttattacatattttttgtatcatacatattaatatgtatgataagaaaatatacaataaaaattaacatcaacaaaaatattataaattattaaatcttGAAGTCTACCAAAATAATAGTGCAAAAATATGAGCACTTAAGTTTTGTAGGAACATGTCTAAAACTAAATCTTAGAAGTACAAGATAGAGATTGTCCATCATCAAGCAACTTCCcatcattaaatttttcttttttctttcaccatGATATTTCCATCAACCAATGGAgagtttaaaatagaaattgaatCATCCAATCAACCATTAGGCTCCCTTCAATTGAAGTCAAAGTATACTAATAAAGATTGATAAGGAGTAAAAGATGCAAAGAGAACATTGTCCTTTAAAagtttcttaaaaaacaaatttaattgaaaagtaTCACAACATTAAAatcgaaaatattttattgcttACAAAAGAGCAACAATACGTaactattttatatgatttcatCGACAAAAGCAAATGATTTTAAGCAAAGAAACAATTATATACATTcgtttaaaaattcaaaagaggAAATACCgactaaaagtataaaactCCTATCTATACATtcgtttaaaaaataagaaaagaaaattagagttgactcaaaatgaaaaaagttgaatataaaGCATCTATACTAAACAAACAAGTAAAACctatattacataaattatcttttaatttatttattcattttatttatacttatcaCAAGTTAAtgcattttcataaaaaaaataaaataaagagaaaaatggtCAGTTTTTGAACCAGAATAACCCTGtcctaatatataattttttctaccTCGAACAGAATTATTTCTCATAAATATACCTAAAATTTACCAAAAGATACCATTTAACTAAATAAGTTAAACCAGACAcgaattaattcatttatctaaaactttaaattaagtcaataagataaaaatcacttcaaatattttctgtcggagcaagaagaaaaaacatttgtaacagaaaaaaagaagtatgTATGTGCTCCGAAACATTATGAGAGTGCTCGAATTGGGCCGCACGAATATGACGGGTCGGTGTCGGGCGCCCATTCTAAAACCCTCGCTCTTCGCACTCACTGCTCTTCGCTTTTGTCTTCCTTCTCCTAAAACCCTCGCCTCTGTACTCCATAGTTAGGGATTTTCATTCTCCTCATCACTTCTTCAATGGCCACTCTTCTTCTCAGACACTCCTCTTCCACTTCTCGCCGCCTCTTCCCCTTAGCCTCTCAAATCCACTCTTCCGTATCTCGTTCTCCTCTCTCTACTCCCATGACTCCACCTCCACCTCCTTCTATTCTTTCAATTCCAATCCATGGTGGAGATCCATGGCAACTTTCACCAGAACGTAACACTCTCGCTTTCTCTTTTTCGtcgcaaaatttaaaatatacaagtaaCAGTAATCGTTATTAGTATgtcttttacttgttttgttcatCTTATTGTTTGACTTTGCAGGAAGCCTCACGTTAATGTCGGAACTATTGGACACGTGGATCATGGGAAGACCACGCTAACTGCGGCAATCACCAAGGTCTTGATTCACTCTTTGTTTAAATGTGTGTTGAGGTGGATGTTTTGGTGTTTATTACTCAATTAGGTTTGATCAGGTGCTTGCGGATGAAGGGAAGGCTAAGGCTGTGGCCTTTGATGAAATTGACAAGGCTCCtgaagagaagaagagaggaaTCACCATTGCAACGGTATGGAATCGCACTCTTTTGGTCTTGCAATCGATTGTGTTGTTTTCTGTTGATATGTATGCTTGCTCTATATTTCGGTTTTCAGGCTCATGTGGAGTATGAGACTGCAAAACGACATTATGCGCATGTGGACTGCCCTGGACACGCGGATTATGTTAAAGTAAGCTTTCGAATTTGGTTTAGTTTCTctaagaatgtttttttttattggagtTATCAATTGCCTAACGGAAGCTGGGTGGCTAAGTTGTGGCGAACAAATTTAAGCAATTTTACCTTGTATAATAGTTAATTGTGGAATTTAGCATATTTTGGTGCTTGTGTAGCCTGACCTTCTTTTCAAAATGAGATGGAAAATTTATGCTAGGAATTTGGAAGTAGATTAGtttgtaacaaaatatattttataggtaTTGATTACACTGTATATTGGCAACAACTGCATTTGTCAGATTCCTATTTTCCATGAATGCTGGTGGGTTTAGCATTCCAGCTTGCCTTGATGTACTTACTAGATGGTTTATCTAAtggttttatttagtttaaataacaaattaattcttGTTCACTGTATGCTTTATAAttgtctgttttttttttcagaatatgATTACGGGAGCTGCCCAGATGGATGGTGGTATACTTGTTGTATCTGCACCTGATGGACCAATGCCTCAAACCAAGGAGCACATTCTTCTTGCTCGCCAAGTAGGTATTCTACTGATGTGgtttgtatatatatacctAGAACGTCTACACCTTTCTCCTTACTTCTAGATtgacatattttatctttaaatgtaTTATGCAGGTTGGTGTGCCATCTCTTGTTTGCTTTCTAAATAAAGTTGATGCTGTTGATGATCCAGAGTTGTTAGAGCTTGTAGAAATGGAGTTACGTGGTAGGGTGTTTCTCTAAGGCTTCTCTTCTCTTGTCCATGCTCAGAAAATGAATAAACCTGCTTAAGTTTCTGTAATCTTTGTGTTTgctaaaatgtgtttttatgataaTGTTTTTTGCAGAGCTACTGAGCTTCTACAAGTTCCCTGGGGATGAAATCCCGATCATTAGAGGTTCAGCGTTGTCTGCTTTACAGGGTACAAATGACGAGATTGGAAGACAGGCCATTCTAAAATTAATGGATGTTGTAGATGCATACATTCCTGACCCTGTTCGCCAACTTGACAAGCCCTTCCTAATGCCAATTGAAGATGTGTTCTCAATTCAGGTAAAAGGACCTGAACTTTATTTTTTGGGTTAATttttgaagaaagcagattcatTGAAGTAAAGATGGCCTcagttataaaattgttacaaTTTGTAATGTAAGTCTTGTGTTTTTATCATGTTCTATCACTTTCCATCTGCTCCAGTATAAACACCGTTTAGGTAACGACACTGTTTAAGAAGTACTATTTATTACTATTCTGTTTACGTTAAAATTGCTTTAAATTCCTTATATGCTCCTTCAGTTCACTCAAACTACAGCAATTATTGATGTGCTTAACATCATAAGCAGATGGGATTATGAACACTGGAGCATATGTGGAATAGATGTTTATAATACCGGTCATCTTTGTAACTGTGGTCACTTTAACAAATTCTTTCTTGTTCTTCTAAATCTCTAGTTAGGTGAaggataaaatttcaaaatcttaaatttcaaattcttaattCGGTCTAGGgtttttgaagaataaaaaaggaaaggaGGTAGCATTTGTTACGGCCTTGCTCTTTGTAATGATATGACGCAGTGGTAATTTAAATCTTAACATAGTGCTTTAAAAACTGTTGTctcatataattgttttttttcccttaaagagaatatcaaaatttctattttcaacACTTAGTTCTCTCAAAATCTGCATTTGTTTCATTACATATATTGGATTGTATggacataaataaatatgggGGCAATGGTTTCCATCATTTCAGctgctttatatttttcatttgtgatGAAGGGACGTGGAACAGTTGCCACTGGCCGTGTTGAACAAGGCGTCATTAAAGTCGGTGAAGAAGTAGAGGTGTTGGGTCTAATGCAGGTATGTATGTTCATTGAGTCATTTCCTATATATAGCTGCCCTCTGATCCTTCCTGTTAATAAActgatattaattattctttcaataaaaacaCTACAGATTAATCAGAAACCTTTCATTAAAGACAAAACatcaatgtatattaatttcttacaaACAAACAATAAACCAGTCGAAATTATTCCCCCCAAATAAACATTTCACATTTACTGTgcttgaaatagaaaaaaatgtaaagtatAATAATGCTTGCATGGCTTAGGATCTTATTTTCATGCAGTATATATAACAGAATATTGGATGGACCCACATGTCAAATCACTCTCTTTGAGGTTCCCTGGTTTATCAATGGTCACCGTCTGTTGAAGGAACCATGCTTCCTCATGCTTGATGTACTTCTCAACTTCTTCTTCGAACTCTTGATAAAATTCGAAAACTGGTCGTTTAGGTTATCCCTAGCATTAGCCTCGTCATCATCTCGTAGTGGTACAGGTGTAACGTTGCTCTGCTCCCGACCGATGTGGGACACGGTTCTAAGTTTACCCTTGGCACGTCGAATGAAACTGTTGAAAGTTTCATCGTTATCAAGTGAGGTGTTATCTGAGTTCGCCGCACGACCATGTTGTCCCTTCCAAGCGCGTGTGGTCTCTACTGCTGGATTAGCAGCACGCCACCTCATCCTTGGATCATATCCAGCTTCACTTGAAGCAACTCTTGTTGCCTTTCCATGAACCTTTGAACATGATGAGTTCCTGTTCCATGATGCAGGTTGGTTTGAAAAGTGTTCGATGCAAGGTATATGGTTTCTCGACAAACTTGGTTAAGCTCAAATGATTATAAGTTGAGTTGGTGTAACTTGTTTTATAGTGTGTTATGAGGGTGTAAATGGAAGATTATGaactaaaataagaaagaaatagtgacatgttttgaataGGTATGTGTATGAGGACTAATTGTTTTTCGTAGGAGCTATCCAGTTAAGATTCTGAACAGCGATTAAGAAGAgctttttctaattttccaCGGAATATAATGGTGTCAAACTCCAAAACAACCAAGTACTGATGTATATACAGTAACATTGAACCATGGCAAAGTTGACGGCTTAGTCCTAATCTTCtcaaggaaataaaataaaaggaagagaTTTTCTTTAAGTACTTGATAATTCTATGGTTAGTATTGTATACTGCTGTTTTAATTATctgttattatcataataaaaagcaaaaaaaataaacataaacatttaTCTCTTTCATCAAAAATCAGTATCTTCCTCTCCCACCCTCACAAACATGAGAGTTTTCCATGGAGCAGCTAGATGGTATCAGATTCCAAGAGGACCCTTCTTCAGAATTGGCGAAATAAACAAAAGTTTCAGTTGCAGCTTGCAAGAATCACGTCATTCCCATATATATAAGATGCTTATGTGGTTATGGGTAATTATTATTCGTGTGTCTTTATGTGGAAATTAAACAACTCATCGCActtgttgaattttaaattacgaTCAGAGAGCCAGAATGTAAGTGGCTCCTACCATACCAAACATTAAAACGAATatgtttctggaattttatttttgcatgttCATGGTGTAGTGTATCAACCGTAGTTAAATTTATCTCAATCTAACGTTGCTGGTTGAGTATTGCTTCCACATTTATCTCAGTTAATAGATAGTTTAACGTTGTCATGTTCTTTCACAAAAGACAGAAAGAGAGGGGGGGAAAGCGAGTCCAAGTCATGCAGCTCGAAAGAAACAAAGTTCTAATTTTCAACTCACGCCAAagatttcttctttcttatacCATTTACTCTTCCCGGTTCCACCGCTGATTTATGTCACTACCACCATCTTTTAGAAAACAAACCATTATGTACCAAACTTGACACTTCTAGAACCAGTTATTTTGACTCAAATTCAAAATACTGGACCAGCTTTTATGATTCCCGTAAGTGTTTTTTTAAGGTGGGACGGTTGTTATTAGAGAGAACTTTGACTACACTAAGGTTCGAAACTACTTTATTACACCTAACAATCACATGCAAGAACTTATCTGCTTTTTCATAATGGTAATGGGGTTTTGAATTTACCACCATTAATAAAAGACTTGAAAATTAGTTCACTATGTAACCAAGTAGAGTTAACAATAAACTATACTTTGAAATGGCGTATTTTAGAgactagaagaaaaaaaatttcttgcGAATGTTACTGTATTATAGTTAATGGGCTCCCTATATTTAgagaagtaatatttttttttgttttattattatattaaatttataattttagaatttataattagttggtcatttaataaattattaaagaatatattatgtttaaagtattacttctctgaataattattttattcatttgatttattattaaactGATTTaccgtaaaaataaaaatatatttcaactctaacctttaatatctaataaattattattttagttcttaaatagtattattagttttttaaatttaaaatcttcatACAAATCTCTAAAATGCTCGAATTCTATATTGAATCGATTTAACCCACGGTATgtatttctaaagattatttttaaaattatttgatttttaaaataaatagataattatttcttttaatgtgTGTCCTTATACACATATGTTGTCTATTgtaatatttatctattataatataacaaccCTGCAGAAGAGTGATACAAAATATCATGAGACGGACCTTCAAAGATAATGCATCagaattaatatacaaaatatgaaCTCTTCTTTGATTGTTTTCAGGTTTAGCTGTTGAGTCAGGAAATCATAAGACGGGGCTGGAGGGCCACTGCAAGGTGACAAGATGAAACTGTCACAGCAAAGAATGGTCCATCTTGTAAGGGAAAGAGATTGTAAGAAGATTTGTTGCAGCTGCAGTTGAAGGGATTATATTTTGGCATTTTTTAGCTTAGTTCAAATACTACCAAATATATTCCAGTGATAAACAAGTGAAAGCAGTGATGCATACCTTTAGTCCCTCATTGAAAAGCCATTAAAAAAAAGCAGTCTTAAACGTTGACAATAAAGCAGCATAATAATGTCTCAATGGTTTCAACTTTCAAGTACCACCTAAGATTTACTAATGCAACCCACGTTCTTCTtgattttttctctcttaatagTAGAAGGTGGAAGGGAGTAAAAGGAAACTCGATATCAATCCTACTTAGCACATACAAATTTGACTAATCAAATTAACTTACATAATTCACAACATAGAAACAGTCTAATTAATGCTCAGCGatttaaaagctaaacaagggtGCTGGAAGATGAATACAGgctaattttacaattcaacGTTGGAGCATATCCCAGTTGGGGAACAAGTCAACAAGATCAAGAAAAGTATACTCTGCATACCTCTTTAAAGGAGCAGTCAAAGTGGATTGCTTATTTTCGTGTGGATCTTCCAAGGTTCTTATGACCACCAAATTACCATGGGAAAGAAAGATGCATAATCAATAAACAGATACAATAAACGAGCCATCTTCATTACTACAATGAGACATTCCATGGTTATGCACAACACTATCTAAATAATTTCAGTATTAGAACCCTGTGGAAGAGTGAAAAAACAGAATTGAAGGTATGGTTATGCCTCCAGATAATGACCCTTGTATGCTACTAATAACTCCTCTGCATTTTCTCTGAACTGTGATATATACTTGTCCAAGAACATCTCCTCAGACAAGCACAACACATGAATATAACTGGGGACTTTCTTGCAGAGATTTTTTGATTTCAACAGTTGGAAGACTTTATATCGAGGAAGCACGCGATCCTCCATGCTGTACATTAAAATCTTAGGCTGGTGAATAAGGACTGACTTGGGCAGCATAACTGTATGCAAGAAGAATTTCATTCCAACTTTCAACTTCTTCTCTGATGTTCTAAACAAAGTCGGGGTTCTCTTGAACATTTGCAGGCCCTCATCCTTCgaaaaaccaaaacaattaattagtttcaactttctCTCAAATGTTTTATCGCTCAAACAACTTAATGTATGAATTGCATGGACAAGCATTCTTGAATTTTCACGGAAACCCAAGTCTACAGCTCGAGAAACATTGTTTTCAATAGTAGACCGCTGTGCAACGAAAAGCCTTGGATGAAGTTTGAGTAGCAATGAAAGATGAGTCCCAAGAATGCCACAACTCTCCAAGAAGACGACATTCTCCATAATTCTTTTGTACTTTGGGAGTATCCAGCCACATCTGtgcaaaacaagaataaaatctTTCTGGTCGTAGACAATTTTCCTAATAGCTTCAACTGAGGGGACCAATGTTTTCTTCAAGCTATGAGTCAAAATGGAGGGATTCTTTGAAATGAAGCTGCATAACTCGTAACCCTGGAATCCAGACATCTGAAAGAGCTGAATTTTGGGTCTCAAGATTTTCTCAACGTTTGTAAACAGTATCTGGGGTCTTTGACGAATCAGGGAGAGAATCTGGCTTTGGGAAAAGCCTATTTGTTTGAAGAAAGTGAGCACTGATAAGGGGTTTTGAGGGAATCTGCACCCTGAAACACGTTTGGAGACATAAAGGGATTGGGTTCTGGAGAACTGCAAGTCGGAATTCAGGTAATCAATTATGAAGTGGTTTCGTTGAAGTGTAGGCAACGCTTTTGGTTgagaaagagaggaagaatgTCATAGACTGATAAGAGAATTGATTGAAAAGAGAAGATGAAACAGCATGGTGTGACTTGAGAGACTGCATTAGTTCTGTGATCGTAGATGTAGATGAATGAATGCTTTGTTTAGAATCAACCAAAAAACAACGTATTTTTTAGGTTGTCTATTTCGAATTTGAAGTCACCAAACGTTGGCAGCCCTAATCAAGATAATCCCCAAATCTGATTCTCAAGGGTTTCGAAGAACCCTAAATCCCCAATTTCTTTAACCTTTCGTCTCTCGCTTGGATTTCAAACCCTTCTTCTTCATTGAGCACGGCCAAATCACGATGAAGAAGACTGAACCCTTTCTTGAAGTTGCGTTCTCGTCGACGGTGGgttgcttcgcgggggtctgtctggtctggttttttgcaggtaccgtggtggctgtcgcattggcgcaatcgacatcgatttctgtcacggtggcctgcggttctgtttggaacggaggtggaggattctcgcaatgtaggtgtgttcgcgtctggtttcgcgtcttctccgggcagcttttttcgtcgcaggtggctgcgtggtggccggcgccgcagtgatggggatttcgcgtcagaaagtgccctcgtcgtcgatctgattcgcagtggttctgcaacgcgtggcttcgtcaacgtgtggtggttcgtcgtggcagcctggtttcggagacatctgctggctctggtttcgtcgcagcggaggtggctcgcaacaccgatctggttgtgttcgcgtaggtggctcgcgacggcggcgatctggttcgggacggcggcttcgcaagcggcaatttgattttccaggccctttttttggccgtcaatggctgtggtttgctctaaagtgtgccggcagagattccgtttaggggttagttcatgcgcgtgggagaagataaaaacctgataaaatttttgtattaaaataaatacctataaatatttagtttcagtataaataaaatattcaatgttttggtagtttaatattttttgtgagtaaATTAAATCAAGAAGTTAACAAAATATTCAAGTTTAATACTTTTTGCAGTTAATGATCATAGTTAgtgaaaaatgttaaacatCAGTGTTTATGTATATCATGCGAATATTGGTTgttccaaaagaaaattaatatttggcCAGATTACATACATGTGATGGTAAAATGTGATAATTAGAAGGTTTTGTTTTGGTTGATGATAAATCAATCCAaagatgaataagatgggtTTGTTGTTTGACATACTTCATTATCAATGTTTAGTCGTTACAACAAATATTCTTAgtagttaatattatttatattgttgtcCAAAGAATATTGATGATGCATTAGATGTCTTGAGATGTGTTAaaccattatttaaatatatttataattatttatttttatgatgtgacatgggtgttttacttttttaataatatttgcttTATTAGGAGTTAGTCACTTTTGtggtttatgttttatgtttaagttTGTGTATGCCTACATTGTATTTATGCTTTCATAAACTAGCATGTTTGTCTCCTAAATTATTAAGCTTTCCAAGTTTATGCAAGGATCAAATGTGTTGGATTGATAGAAGACCAAGGAACAAACAACAAAACCCTAAGTTCAGCTCTGCACCTAGAGCTAAGCAACATTCGGGTTTGGCTGGATTCAGCCCAACCGGATTAATCGAGGATATGGGTAATTTCGGACATCACACAAACGTAAGCCAGCCCACACTTCACCGGAAGAAGACAACACCTTTGTGTGATAGGAAAGCGCAACACCTTCCAATGAGCACGAGGAATGAGCAAATTCTGAAGAAAAGAGGGAAGTTGTAGATAAAAGGTGAAGAGGTCGGGGGaagagaatattattttttttattcttaaagaCATCATTTGTCCCAAGTTTCGTTTCTCTTTCTTCGATTTGGTCATATTTTTATgaaggacaatgatattttgacaattttctcttataatctgATGTGacttttttatgtgttaaaatatcattttattttttaagttaaaaaaatattaatttgtataaattatgatcaatttgattattttttgtgacGACATTTAAATTGTTAACCAAAAGTGAACAACGACAATCATGTGTcatttcgtgattttttttattttttaaattttttaaaaaattttaaaaaattgttcacaTCCAAGTCAACATTATGACACATGGCAGTGTCATATGTCAAGCAAGTGTCATTACCACATACAAAGTCAGTATTATTgtcacatattttatatttaattcatacaaattttcgttaattttattcaaacaaattgaattgaattgtcTTTTATTCTAACAAACTAAACTGAATTTAGTGAACCGAACAACGATATGAACCAACTGTTATGAACCaaacattttttctaattacacttttgaatcaaactatattaattttaatttggactATACTATTTTAACCGAATTGTACTATATCAATATTGTTCATAAagtgtttttaaaaatgataatattaatttcaattcaCTGTCGTGctaaatttaaatgtatagTCAAAGTGATTAACAATACGAAGCAAAactattacattttataaattgttttctacttttaatttg contains the following coding sequences:
- the LOC114172442 gene encoding transcription termination factor MTERF5, chloroplastic-like, which produces MSGFQGYELCSFISKNPSILTHSLKKTLVPSVEAIRKIVYDQKDFILVLHRCGWILPKYKRIMENVVFLESCGILGTHLSLLLKLHPRLFVAQRSTIENNVSRAVDLGFRENSRMLVHAIHTLSCLSDKTFERKLKLINCFGFSKDEGLQMFKRTPTLFRTSEKKLKVGMKFFLHTVMLPKSVLIHQPKILMYSMEDRVLPRYKVFQLLKSKNLCKKVPSYIHVLCLSEEMFLDKYISQFRENAEELLVAYKGHYLEA